The following proteins are co-located in the Lacticaseibacillus paracasei subsp. paracasei genome:
- the efp gene encoding elongation factor P, which produces MTEAIDLKSGMVFVKDGKLIKVLESNHHKPGKGNTVMQMKLYDIRSGANVTTTMRPSEKVEIAIMDRKKATYLYTQDDTAYFMDSDSYEQYELPTSSIEHELKFMLPNVPVEIEFYGDEVIGLELPGSVELKVTETQPAVKGGTVAGGGKPATLETGLVVTVPDFVKDGETIIVTTDTGTYKGRAQK; this is translated from the coding sequence ATGACTGAAGCAATTGATTTGAAATCTGGGATGGTCTTTGTTAAGGATGGCAAGCTTATCAAGGTACTGGAGTCCAACCACCACAAGCCTGGCAAGGGCAACACCGTCATGCAAATGAAGCTCTACGACATTCGTTCCGGCGCTAACGTTACCACCACCATGCGGCCAAGCGAAAAAGTCGAAATTGCGATTATGGATCGTAAAAAGGCGACTTATCTCTACACGCAAGATGACACTGCCTACTTCATGGACAGCGACAGCTACGAGCAATATGAATTGCCAACTTCAAGCATTGAGCATGAATTGAAGTTCATGCTGCCCAACGTTCCGGTTGAAATTGAATTCTACGGCGATGAAGTCATCGGCTTGGAACTGCCAGGTAGCGTTGAACTTAAAGTCACCGAAACCCAGCCGGCTGTCAAAGGCGGCACTGTGGCGGGCGGCGGCAAGCCAGCAACATTGGAAACTGGCTTAGTTGTTACCGTGCCTGATTTCGTCAAAGATGGCGAAACTATTATCGTCACGACCGACACAGGAACTTACAAAGGCCGTGCTCAAAAATAA
- a CDS encoding LutC/YkgG family protein, with protein MSDHTNREDFLNAIAEKAGRPRHQLKDHPFEPLNDLPETTLSGHSQDELETIAKKNSEGVHVTFKTTTKADLAAALNAYIEQDAPKTMILPTTDKYADFGLTEWTNTVSPKPMYWTPGKGRDFNLKQAAAADVAIGFADYLLAESGTITVATTPGQGRGFHFLPTHYLAIIKKSNTLPRSRQAMDHYDADIKAGKLQTSNINFITGPSNSGDIEMTLVVGVHGPLDMTYLVVEDM; from the coding sequence ATGAGTGATCACACGAATCGGGAAGATTTTTTGAACGCCATCGCTGAAAAAGCCGGCCGACCGCGGCACCAGCTCAAAGATCATCCATTTGAGCCGCTCAATGATCTGCCAGAAACAACCTTGTCTGGCCACTCTCAAGATGAGCTAGAAACCATCGCTAAGAAAAATAGCGAAGGGGTGCATGTCACGTTTAAAACCACCACCAAAGCTGATTTGGCGGCTGCCTTGAATGCTTACATTGAGCAAGATGCGCCTAAAACAATGATTTTGCCAACCACTGACAAGTACGCAGATTTTGGCTTGACCGAATGGACCAACACCGTCAGTCCTAAGCCGATGTACTGGACGCCAGGCAAAGGCCGCGACTTCAATTTGAAGCAAGCGGCGGCTGCGGACGTCGCCATCGGCTTTGCGGATTATTTGCTGGCTGAATCAGGCACGATTACCGTTGCCACCACCCCTGGCCAAGGCCGTGGCTTCCACTTCCTGCCAACCCATTACTTGGCTATTATCAAAAAGAGCAACACCCTGCCACGTTCTCGCCAAGCCATGGATCATTACGATGCTGACATTAAAGCCGGTAAGCTCCAAACCAGCAACATCAACTTCATCACCGGTCCATCCAACTCTGGCGACATCGAAATGACCCTCGTTGTCGGCGTCCACGGCCCGTTGGACATGACTTACTTGGTTGTAGAGGATATGTAG